A portion of the Bacillus thuringiensis genome contains these proteins:
- a CDS encoding metal ABC transporter permease: MKIVEFIDALTQYSFLQKALLTSVMVGIICGVIGCFIILRGMALMGDAISHAVLPGVALSYMIGMNYFIGAVLTGVITAVGIGFVSQNSRIKHDMAIGIMFTSVFAIGIILITFMKSSSDLYHILFGNVLSVRSSDMWMTLIIGVVIIGLVILFYKELLVSTFDPTMAQSYGLPNKWIHYGLMILLTMVTVASLQTVGIILVVAMLITPAATAYLLTNRLWVMIYLAAGIGALSSVVGLYFSFSYNLASGATIVLVATFLFALAFFFSPSQGLFWRAIKIRKNRAELS, translated from the coding sequence ATGAAGATTGTAGAATTTATAGATGCATTAACGCAGTATAGTTTTCTGCAGAAGGCGTTATTAACTTCCGTTATGGTAGGAATTATTTGCGGTGTAATTGGATGTTTTATTATTTTACGAGGTATGGCATTAATGGGTGATGCGATCTCACATGCTGTTCTTCCAGGAGTAGCGCTTTCTTATATGATTGGTATGAATTATTTTATAGGGGCCGTTTTAACTGGTGTGATTACTGCGGTTGGAATTGGGTTTGTAAGTCAGAACAGTAGAATCAAACATGATATGGCTATAGGGATTATGTTCACTTCTGTATTTGCTATAGGGATTATTTTAATTACCTTTATGAAGAGTAGTTCAGATTTGTATCATATTTTATTCGGGAACGTCCTATCAGTTCGTTCTTCAGATATGTGGATGACACTGATTATTGGGGTGGTCATTATCGGGCTTGTGATACTGTTTTACAAAGAATTACTTGTATCCACTTTTGATCCAACGATGGCGCAAAGCTATGGATTACCGAATAAATGGATTCATTATGGCTTAATGATCCTACTTACAATGGTTACAGTAGCATCACTTCAAACTGTAGGAATTATTCTAGTTGTTGCGATGCTTATCACACCGGCGGCTACAGCTTATTTATTAACAAACCGTTTATGGGTCATGATTTATTTAGCGGCAGGTATTGGTGCACTTTCATCTGTAGTAGGGCTATATTTTAGTTTCTCTTATAATCTCGCTTCAGGTGCAACAATTGTTCTTGTCGCAACATTCTTGTTCGCATTGGCATTCTTTTTCTCACCGTCACAAGGTTTGTTTTGGAGAGCTATCAAAATTAGAAAAAATAGAGCAGAGTTGTCATAA
- a CDS encoding DJ-1/PfpI family protein, which produces MKIQIVLFDGFGELVSFAPFEVLKRAIEEGAPFTVEFVSSEQKQEVTTSFGVTVKLHDFLRMDNRPDLLIVPGGGWNHKAEQGARKQAELGTLTEMISEMHKAGTTVAGFCTGGMLLAVSGILNDKKATMHHLAQSEMSKYGAELLHYRIVDQGDIITARGVTSGTDLGLWITERFASPQIAAAVEYRMEYERRGVVWR; this is translated from the coding sequence ATGAAAATACAAATAGTATTGTTTGATGGTTTCGGAGAACTTGTCTCCTTTGCACCTTTTGAGGTACTCAAAAGAGCAATAGAAGAAGGGGCTCCATTTACGGTTGAATTCGTTTCAAGTGAACAAAAACAAGAAGTTACTACTTCATTTGGAGTTACGGTTAAACTACATGATTTTTTACGAATGGATAACCGTCCAGATTTGTTAATTGTACCTGGTGGTGGCTGGAATCATAAAGCTGAACAGGGAGCACGAAAGCAAGCAGAGCTTGGTACTTTGACCGAAATGATTAGCGAGATGCACAAAGCAGGAACGACTGTTGCTGGATTTTGTACAGGAGGTATGCTACTAGCTGTATCCGGTATATTGAATGATAAAAAGGCAACAATGCATCATTTGGCGCAGAGTGAAATGAGTAAATATGGGGCAGAACTTCTTCATTACCGAATTGTAGATCAAGGCGATATTATTACTGCAAGAGGAGTTACTTCAGGAACTGATTTAGGCCTTTGGATCACGGAAAGGTTCGCAAGCCCACAAATTGCAGCTGCTGTTGAATATAGAATGGAATATGAGAGGCGAGGTGTTGTTTGGAGGTGA
- a CDS encoding metal ABC transporter ATP-binding protein yields the protein MTKAIIVKDLFVSYQGNQVVQKVSFEIEKGKLVGIIGPNGAGKSTLMKAVLDLIPNDKGFVQILGEDIRSVRKSVAYVPQRSDIDWDFPITVLDVVLIGTYPSLGMMKRPKKEHRDWAFDCLKKVGIEEFKNRQIGELSGGQQQRVFLARALAQKSEIFFLDEPFVGIDVTSEETIIKILRELRKEGKTIVVVHHDLSKAESYFDKLLLMNKSLIHYGEVRQVLEPTIMSKAYVNQGILFNNAAGVHSS from the coding sequence ATGACTAAGGCTATAATTGTCAAAGATTTATTTGTATCCTATCAAGGGAATCAAGTGGTTCAAAAAGTTTCCTTTGAGATTGAAAAAGGAAAGCTTGTTGGGATTATTGGTCCAAACGGAGCGGGGAAATCTACTTTAATGAAAGCTGTATTAGATTTAATCCCAAATGACAAGGGGTTTGTTCAAATTCTTGGAGAGGATATTCGAAGCGTTAGAAAGAGTGTTGCATATGTACCGCAAAGAAGTGATATAGATTGGGACTTCCCGATTACAGTTTTAGATGTGGTGCTAATTGGAACGTATCCATCTTTAGGTATGATGAAAAGACCGAAGAAAGAGCATCGGGATTGGGCGTTTGATTGCTTAAAAAAAGTCGGAATTGAAGAGTTTAAAAATCGCCAAATCGGTGAGTTGTCAGGTGGACAACAACAACGTGTCTTTTTGGCGAGAGCTTTAGCGCAAAAGTCGGAAATATTCTTCTTAGATGAGCCGTTTGTCGGAATTGATGTAACAAGTGAAGAGACAATTATTAAAATTCTTAGAGAATTACGTAAAGAAGGAAAAACGATTGTCGTTGTCCATCATGATTTAAGTAAAGCAGAATCGTATTTTGATAAATTACTATTAATGAATAAAAGCTTAATTCATTACGGAGAAGTAAGGCAAGTGTTAGAACCAACTATTATGTCAAAAGCGTATGTGAATCAAGGAATATTGTTTAATAATGCAGCGGGGGTACATTCATCATGA
- the mntA gene encoding manganese ABC transporter substrate-binding protein/adhesin MntA — MKFKNVLLSILCIFVFALTACSSNTNGKEEGNGNLKVVTTYSIIYDMVKQIGEDKVEIHSLVPIGANPHEYDPLPKDVMKMTDADMVFYNGLNLEEGGAWFKKLLKTANKSAEDAPVYKVSEGVEAIYLETKGLEKEPDPHAWMNIKNGILYAENVKKALIKEDPKNKEFYTKNADKYVAELQKLHDETVNRIHQIPEEKRFLISSEGAFKYFGKAYDIKTGYIWEINSENQGTPDQIRDVVSVIQTNKVPALFVETSVDRRSMETVSKETNVPITGTIFTDSLGKSGEDGDTYLKMMKWNIDTIINGLQK, encoded by the coding sequence ATGAAATTTAAAAATGTTTTATTATCAATACTTTGTATTTTCGTATTTGCATTAACAGCGTGTTCTAGTAACACAAATGGAAAAGAAGAGGGTAATGGAAATTTAAAAGTTGTAACTACATACTCTATTATATATGATATGGTGAAGCAAATTGGTGAAGATAAAGTTGAGATTCATAGTCTTGTTCCAATCGGAGCTAACCCGCATGAATATGATCCACTACCAAAAGATGTTATGAAAATGACAGATGCAGATATGGTGTTTTACAATGGGCTAAACTTAGAAGAGGGCGGAGCATGGTTTAAAAAGCTATTAAAAACGGCAAATAAATCAGCGGAAGATGCACCGGTTTATAAAGTAAGTGAAGGTGTAGAAGCTATTTACTTAGAAACAAAAGGATTAGAAAAAGAACCAGACCCACATGCTTGGATGAATATTAAAAATGGTATTTTATACGCTGAAAATGTGAAGAAGGCATTAATTAAAGAAGATCCTAAAAATAAAGAGTTCTATACTAAAAATGCCGATAAGTATGTAGCAGAACTTCAAAAATTACACGATGAGACAGTGAATAGAATTCATCAAATCCCTGAAGAAAAACGTTTCTTAATCTCTAGCGAAGGTGCTTTTAAATACTTTGGAAAAGCATATGACATTAAGACGGGATACATTTGGGAAATTAACTCAGAAAATCAAGGTACGCCAGATCAAATTAGAGATGTTGTAAGTGTAATTCAAACAAACAAAGTGCCAGCTTTATTTGTTGAAACAAGTGTAGATCGACGTAGCATGGAAACTGTTTCAAAAGAAACAAACGTACCGATTACAGGGACAATTTTTACAGACTCACTAGGTAAATCAGGTGAGGATGGAGA